The genomic region GCTGCCGCGCCGTTCCAGGACTATGCGGACAATCCGCAATTCATCCTGACCGAAGATCTGTAGGAGAGACGCAATGGGCCGCTTTTCGGGCAAGACCATCATTGTCACCGGTTCGGGCCGCGAAAAGGGGCTGGGCCAGGGCATCCTTCAGCATTTCGCCGATGAGGGCGCGAATTGCGTCGTTTCGGATCTCGAAATCGGTGAAGAAGCCGAACGCGTGGCCGAGGAATTGCGAGGCCGCGGCGCGGATGTTGCAACGATCGCCTGCGATGTCAGTGATGCCGCCCAGTGTCAGGGGTTGGTTGAGCAAACGGTCGAACGGTTCGGCGCGATCGACATCATGGTCAATAATGCAGGGATCGGTTTCTTGATGAAGCCCCTGCTCGAAGTCGACACGGCCAAGGAATGGGATCCGGTAATCGCGGTCAATCTCTCGGGCGCGTTTTACTGCACCCAGGCCGCCGCCAAGGCGATGGTCGCGGCCGGCAATGGCGGGCGGATCATCAATATTGCCAGCCAGGCCGCCAAGACCGGCTTTCCGCACCTGCCAGCCTATGTCAGCTCCAAGCATGGCATGGTCGGCCTGACACGCGCGAGCGCGGTTGAGCTCGGCGCGCACGGCATCACTGTCAATGCGGTCTGCCCCAATCATGTAACGACGGCCTTGGGCGCGGAGCAGAATGAATATTTCTCCAAGCTTTTGGGCTTTGACAGCGTTGAGGCGTATCTTGCCAATATGAGCGCGAAGAATCCGATGGGACGTCCGGGGCTGCCGACCGATACAGCCGCGGCCTGCGGTTGGCTTGCGAGTGAAGAGGCGATCTACGTAACCGGCGAAGCGCTCAACGTGTCGGGCGGCGAGGAAATGCACTAGGCAGAAATTGCGCGAGCCCGCCCGGAACGTAGGGCGTGCGCGAGGAGACGAGGAATAATGCAGGAAGAACGGATCGACTGGCCGAACGGCGCGAAGATGGCGCTGAGCGTTGTCGTCAATGTCGAAGAAGGCAGCGAGATGACCGTTGCGCGGGGCGACAAAGGCATGGAGCCGGTCGATGAGCTGGGTATTCATATCCGCGCGCCGATCCGAAACTATGGCAATGAATCCAACTATATGTATGGCATCAAGGCCGGGTGCCCGCGGATCGTAAAACTGCTGCGCGCCTTTGACATCAAGGCGAGCTGGACCGTCGCCGCCCTGTCGCTGGAAAACCATCCGCAGATCGCCGAGGCGATTGCCGAGCTTGGCCATGAACCGGTCAGCCATGGTTGGCGCTGGGTACATCAGTTCAAGCTCGACGAAGAGGCCGAGCGTGAGTTTATTCGCAAGGCGGTGACCTCGATCGAGAAAACCGTCGGCGTCAGGCCCTATGGTTGGCTGTCCCGTTATTTCCACACCGACGAGACCCGCAGGCTCCTGATCGAGGAAGGGTTTGCCTATCACATGGACGATTATTCGGGCGATATTCCCTATTGGGACAAGGAGACGGTGCCGGACACGCCACTGGTGATCCTGCCCTATCAGCTCGACAATAATGACATGAAGATGTGGACGGACCCGGCACTGACACCGCATCAATGGCTCGATTATGCCAAAGCCAATTTCGACCAGATCTATCGCGAGGGTGAAGAGGGCAATTCCAAGATGATGAGCCTTGGCTTGCATTTGCGGATCATCGGCCGGCCTGGACGGATATGGGCGCTTGAAGAATTCTTCAAACATGTCCGCGCGCATGACGATGTCTGGGTCACGACCCGGCATGAAATCACTCAGCATTTTGCCCAGGTGGAACCCGCATGACGCGCGTCGCTCACAAACCTTCTCCCTTGATGGGAGAAGGATATGCAGCCTTGGCGACGCAGGAGCCTAGGCGAAGTTGGATAAGGGTGAGCGCTCGCCCGGCGAGCGCGCGGAGCTTCACTCCGCTCACCCTCACCCGGCTCCGACTAAGCGGCACAGCCGCTAAGTCTGCGCAGCCCTCTCCCATCAAGGGAGAGGGATCATGACGCTGCGCCTCGAGAAAGATGGCAAGATCGCGCAGCTGCTGATCGATCGACCGGACAAGCGCAACGCATTCACGCAGGAGATGTGGGAGCTGTTCCCGACCCTGCTTGCTGATGCGATGGCCGACGACGCGATCCGCGTGCTGATGGTGAAGGCGAGCCAGGCGGACAGCGCCTTTAGTGCGGGCGCCGATATTGGTGAGTTCTCCGCTGGTGCCAAGGATCCTGACTGGCGCGCCAAAAACCAGGCCGCGATCCGCAAGGTCCAGCATGATCTGGCGCGGGCCCCCAAGCCGACTGTTGCGGTGATTGACCAGGATTGCATCGGCGGCGGCTGCGGTATTGCGATCGCCTGCGATATGCGGGTGGCAGGGTCAAATTCGCGCTTCGGTATTACGCCGGCAAAGCTCGGTCTTGTCTATTCGCTCCATGATACGAAGCTGCTCGTTGATCTGGTCGGCCCGGCTCAGGCGAAACGCATCCTCTTCACCGGCCAGCTGCTCTCTGCAGCCGAAGCGCAGGCGATCGGGTTGGTAACAATGCTTGCCGATGATCCGCATGGGGAAGCAGCGGCGCTTGCAGAGACCATGGCCTCGGTATCCTCGCACAGCCAGAAGATGAGCAAGGCGATTGTCCGGCGCATCCTGGATGGCCAGGCCGATGACGATGCGGAAACGGCGGCGCAATTCGATGCCGCGTTTGAGGGTGAAGATTTCAGGGAAGGCGTCAGCGCCTTTCTCGAGAAGCGAAAGGCAGAATTTTGATGCGCCACGGAATGCGCAGCGTTCCGAAGCGTCAACTCCCGCGCGGGCGGGAGTCACATCCAGCTGGGTGGTGCATTTCAGCCAGTGAATCCCGCCTGCGCGGAAATGACGCGTTACCCAATGACATGGGGAGAACAGCATGAAACATGGAAGCATATTGGGTGGGGTCGTAACGACACCCGATCTCGACATGGCCCTGGCAGATTATGAAGGCACGCTCGATATGAAGCTGGTTGAGCGAGGCGTCGTCCCGGACGCGCTGGCCGCGAGCTGGGGTGTTGCGGAAAGTGCGGGCCAGCCTGTGGCGACACTGCAACCCAAGAGCGGCGCGCATTGCTTCATCCGGCTCGTCCAGCAGCCCGATCATCCCGACTTCACACCCACGCGCACCTATGGTTGGGCGGCCTATGAACTGACCGTGCAGGATGTGTTCGGTTGGCCTGATCGATTGGTCGGCAGTGGTTTTGATATTGTCGGTCCGCCAAAGGAACTCGAAGGCTTGCCATTCTTCGTACCGATGCAGGTGACGGGGCGCGGCCAGGAGATGGTCTATCTCAACGAGGTGCGCGAAAACACGCCTTCGTCCGATCTTCCCCATGCCCAATCGCTGACCGATCATATCTTCATCGTGATCCTGGCAACACCGGATCGTGCCGGTACGGTTGCCTGGTATCGCGATACGCTCGGCCTTGACGAGGGCGATACCTATACGCTTGAATATACAATGATAAATGACGCATTCGGCGCGCCGGAAGGGACGCAGTCGGACCTCACCATGGTCCAGAATGACCGTCTCCCGATCGTCGAGGTGGATGATTATCCGGACGAAGCGACGCCGCGCGCGCGGCACAGCGGCATGCTGCCGCCGGGCAATGCGCTGGTCACGCTTGCGGCTGACAATCTGGATGCGCTGGAGTGTGACTGGATCACGCCGCCCGCTGTGCAGGCAGGGCCGCTTTACGATGGCCGCCGCGCTGCAACGCTGATCGGGCCGGCGGGTGAAATCCTCGAACTGATAGAGATGAGCAGATGACCAAAGTGACGCCGCCCGCCGCCTATATCGTCTGGTGCACGGACTATCCGGGCGATGAACCGACGCGCTTGCGCGAAGAGCTCGCGCCCGCACATTTTGCGCATATCGAGACGATCTTCGACAAGATCCGCGTGGCCGGGCCCGTGCGTGACGACAATGGCAAGACGATCGGTTCGATGTTGATCTTCAATGCTGAGAGCGAAGCCGAAGCCCGTGCGCTGATCGATCGCGACCCCTATGCAGGTGCGGAAATCTGGGAGAGTGTTGAAATCCGGCCGTTCCTGCCGGCCGCTGGCGAATGGATAGGCGGCAAGATCTGGTAGTCTAGGCGTGTTTGCCGGGCTTCCAGTCACCGCCAAAACTCTCAAGCGCGAAGCTGAGCGGGGCATCCTCGAGCGGTGTGGCCAGCGTGTCATTCCAGCGGTTCAAGAAACCGAATAGGCTAATGAGCGCGACCATCTCGACAATCTGTCGCTCGGTCCAATGTGCACGCAGCGCTTCAAAATGGGCTTCGGTTGTGGCGTTGGGCACCTGGCCCGCCGCAAAGGCCAGATCGAGGGCGGTGCGTTCGGCATCGGTAAAGAGATCACTTGTCTGATACTCCCACACCGCCGCCACTTTCTGGGCATCGACGCCGGACATTTGCGCCGCGCCATGGGCCGTATGCGCCTCGCAATAGCGGCATCCTGCGGCATTGCTCGCGACCATTGCCATCATCCGCTTCAGGCCGAGACTGACTTCCCGTGAGCCATAAATCGTACCGATCAACCCTTCGAGCGGCCCAAGCAGTTCGGGCCAGCGGGCCATGGTAATGATGTCGTTCGAGGCAAAGCCCATCCGCTCTTCAGCCTCGCCCAGTCGATTGCGCAGCTCATCCGGCAAGGCATCCAGGGGCAGGGGATCGATACGCGCCATGCTCAGGCGGCTTCACCATGTTTGCCAATCGCCCATCCGGCGGGCTGCATGATCGCTTCAGCGAAATCGCGTGGCTCGGCTTCGAGCGTCGTCGCCATTGTGTCGTTCCAGCGATTGAGAAAACCGAAGACCGAGATCACGGCGACGATCTCGACAATTTCGCGCTCGCCATAATGGGCACGCAGCGCTTCGAAATGGGCATCGGTCGCGGCATTGGGCACCTGTCCCGCAGCAAAGGCGAGGCCCAGCGCGGCGCGTTCGGCATCGGAGAAGAGATCGCTCGTCTGGAATTCCCAGACCTTGGCGACCTTGTCTTCCGATACGCCCATCTTTTCGGCCGAACCATGGGTAGTGTGCGCCTCGCAATAGCGGCATCCAGCGGCGCTGCTGACGACGGCAGCGATCATCTGTTTGAGATCCTGGGGCAGGGTTCCGCCGCCCAGGACCGTTGCAACAAGCGGCGTGAAACTCTGCACCAGCTCGGGCCAATGGGCCATGGTCAGCATCGAATTGGGCACAAAGCCCATCCGCGCTTCGGCCATGGCGAGCATCGGCTTAAGCTGTTCGGGCACATTCTCCAACGTCAGCGGGTCGATATGGGCCATGGCAATTTCCTTAGGGTATGAGAACCGTCGAGCCGAAAGTCTTGCGGCCCTCCAGATCGATATGCGCTTGGGCGGCCTCTTCCAAGGCATAGCGTTGGCCGATCTCAACCGTCAGCACGCCATCGGCCAGCAGGGAGAAGAGCCGTGCGGCACCGGCCTGGGCGTCGGCGGCTTCTGAATAATAGTCGAACAGGGTCGGGCGCGTCGTGAACAGCGAACCCTTCTGCGCAAGGATGGCGAGATTGGTGTCACCAACCGGTGCGCTCGCATTGCCGAAGCTGATCTGCAGCCCGCGCGGCCCGAGGGAATCGAGCGATGCTTCCCATGTGTCTTTGCCAACCCCGTCAAACACAACGCGCACGCCCTTGCCGCCGGTGATTTCGCGAACCTTTGGCGCAACCTCTTCCTCGGTGTAGAGGATCACATGATCGGCGCCGGCAGCCTTCGCCTTTTCGGCTTTCTCGGCGCTGCTCGTCGTCCCGATCACTTCCGCCCCGATATGTTTGAGCCATTGACACAGTAACTGCCCGGTACCGCCGGCGGCGGCGTGCACCAGTACCGGCCAGCCGCTCTCCACCTTGCCGCACCGCTCGACCAGAAACTCGGTCGTGCAGCCTTTCAGGAACGCCGCTGCAGCGACATCGTCGGCCACACCATCCGGTAAGGGGAACAGCCGATCTGCGGGCATGTTGCGCGCAGTGGAATAGGCACCGAGCATCGGTCCGAATGTGACAACCCGGTCGCCTTCCTTGAGATTGGTAACGCCCGCGCCAACCGCCTCGACAACGCCCGCGGCTTCAAGGCCAAGGCCACTCGGCAGCTCGACCGGATAGACGCCCTTGCGGTGATAGGTGTCGATCATGTTGAGGCCGACAGCGGTGTTGCGCATCCGCACTTCGCCTTCGCCCGGATCGGCAAGCGTCACATCTTCCCATTGGATGACGTCTGGACCGCCATTTTCGCGGATAATTGCGTGTCGTGCCTGCATCAGTTCACCTCGTAAAATTCGGTTAGCGCGCCGTCCGGACTGCGGACCGCGATCATGTCGGTTGGGCCGCGATCTGCAAGCGCAATATCGCTGGCGGCGAAAATAATCGGAATGCCGGCGGCCTCGAGCTCGGCGCGATAGGCGGCAAGATCGTCGACCGGGTAGCGAACCGAGAGAATACCGAGATTGGGCGGCACCGCACGGGCCGAATGGTCGCGCCCCTCAAAACCGACAATCTGCATCACCTCGACCCGGCCGGTTTCGCCTGGCTGGGGCTGTAGCGCAGCGGCGGAGCGCCGGACTATTGGCGTGAAGTTGCGCGGAATGGAAAGATTGGACCAGGCGGGTTCGAGTGGCTCTGCATCACTGTCAAAGAGGATCGAGAAACCAAGGCTGCGATAGAAATCGCGCGCCACCGGCCGGTTGCGGACCATACGCATCGAGTTAAAGGCCTGGCTGATCAGGCCGACCGGAAAATCAGTAAATTCCGGACTGATCCGCTCATAGGCAGCGATATGGATGCCATGCGGGCCGGTGATCACGACATTTTTGAGGTCCGAGCTGCCAAACTGAAAACGGATCGGCGGCGATTCCGCCCACCAGCCCTGGTTGAGTGCCGCTTCGTACAGCCCGTCGACATTGTCGGAGCGGACCATGAGCGAGAAGATCCCGCCCGTGTCCCAGGGACGAGCGGCGGGGCGGATGGGTTCCTGCTCGACCGCATCGAATTGTACGAAGCGGATACAGCCGGTTTGGGTGCCGGGCGCGCAATAGAGCCGCTCTTCGGCGCTCGCGTCCATATGGAGGCCCCAATAACTAAGCTCGCTGCGATCGAGATCGCCCTGATGGCGCAACTCCCAATCAGCAATATCCCGCAGCAGCGCTTCAAAGGGCGCGAAATCGGCAACGCTCACCACGGCTTCGGTCCAGGGTCGCACCGTCTGCGCGGAAAGCGGAGCTGCAAACAACGCGGCCAGGAGTACGAACAGCCGGATCACGAGCCGCCATCCTCCTCGCTCTGCACCGTGCAGCTTGCCTGCATCCAGCGCAGATTGATGCCGATACGGTCAGCGCTCGGATCGGCCCAGCTATAGGAAACCGCCCGATCGGGATCGTCTTCGGTGTGGATGTACAGGACCAGGCTCGGCCGATTGCGCGACGGCGCTGGCCAAACAACATTGCGCATCCGGGCAATCGCGACAGGTGCGCCACTTTCGCCACCGCCGGCGCGGATGCGCCCGCCTTGGTCATGCATCATCAGGCCATTGTCGAAGGTCCATTCACTCTCGCCTTCGGGCACCGGATCGGTCTTGCGAACCGATATCCAGCAGGAGACAGGCCGGGCACGGCGCATATCGAGATGGCGGTCATCCGGACCGCTCAGCGTCATGCCATTCGGGCCGAGGCGGGATATCACGCCCTGATCGCCGCATTCCCCTTCGCTCGATTGAAGGACAAAATCTTCGCCTTCGGCCGCGAAAAGCCGCGCGCAGTCATCAATCGTCAGCGCCGTCAGTTCGCCGCGGTTATCTACAGACCCGCCATGCGGTTCCGCTTGGCCTTCGCCAAAAGCATCGACGCGTTGCAGCGTGAAGCTTCCATCATCATTGCGCGCAATCGATACGCCGAGCCAGCGATCGGGCTCCTCGCCCGCTTCGCCTTGAAAATAGCTTTGCTCGGTATTGGTATAGGTGCCCGCCAATAGATCCGCGAAATCATGGGCAATGGCCGGTGCAGCCATGCTCCCCATGACTGCCGTTGCAAGAATCATCCGCATGTTCGTCTCTCCTCGTCCCGTGATACAGGCTAGAGGGACGGACGCGAAATGCAAATATGTCCGGACAAATTTTGACAGTGTCCGCGAATCCGGCAAAAGGGGATGGAGGGAGGATGAATGTGATGCGCTATTGGCTCGGCCTGGTCTTGATTCTGCTTGCTGCGCCGCTGCCCGCGCATGATGAGAACGCGATTGATGCGCGCACCATCCTCGAACGGGCGACCGAAGCCGCAGGCGGTGAAGATTGGCTGAACCCCGCGACTTTGCAGCTCAGCGGCCATGCCGTTTTCTATGGGCCGGACAGTGCAATGCCGCGTGCGCGGTCTGACGATTACCGGATGTGGCGCGTCTATGATCCTGATCGAACCGCGAGCCATAATGCGCAGGGCAAGGTACGGATCCGCGCTGGCGTTGGCGACGGAGTGATGTTCGAAGTCGGCTATGATGGCGACACCACCTGGACGCAGGATGGCATCATGCCGCGCGAAGAGGCAGATGCGTATTGGGCGTCGGCTTTCGGTTTCGGTATTGTCCGCCGCGCCTTGGCTGACGGTTTCACGCTGACCCGCATTCCCGATGGTAACTCCAACGGCCATCTGACCTACAAGATCCGCATCACCGATCCGGGCGGCGCCGAGACGATCTTCGGAATCGACCAGGACAGCCATTATATCCGGACGATGGAATTCGCGACGCCGCGCGGCTGGCATATGCGGGTCTATGATGATTTCTACCGGCTCGATGATCCCAACTGGGTCCAGGCGGGCACGGTAACGCTCTCCTACAATGGCGTCGTTTCGAACACCGTTTATTGGACCGAGACGATCGTCAACGCGCCAATTGCGGACCGCCTGTTCACCTATCCCCCTAGCCCCATAGACTGAGGAAAGCCCATGCCCGCTTATATGATTGTGACCGCGAAGATCGAGGATCGAGAGAGTTTCATCCAAGGCTATGGTGCCGCCGCCGGTGCACTGGTTGAGCAATTTGGTGGGAAATATGTGCTGCGCGGCCCCGGTGCAGAATTGCTCGAAGGCGGCTTTGGCGATGGCGCTTCGATGGTCATCTCCGAATGGCCCGACAAGGCCGCGGCCAAGGCGTTCTGGGATTCGCCTGAATATCAGGAGGCGAAGAAGCTGCGCGAAGGCTGTGCAGAATGCCAGGTGCTGCTGATCGAAGCGGACATGATCAATGGGTGATCAGATCAAACGCACGACCCTGATGGTGCGCGACGGCGATCGCGCGGCCGAATGGTATGAAACGGTGTTCGGCATGACGCGCTGGATGGACACGCCGTTCACCTTGTCCGGCAACCAGC from Parasphingopyxis sp. CP4 harbors:
- a CDS encoding SDR family NAD(P)-dependent oxidoreductase, with translation MGRFSGKTIIVTGSGREKGLGQGILQHFADEGANCVVSDLEIGEEAERVAEELRGRGADVATIACDVSDAAQCQGLVEQTVERFGAIDIMVNNAGIGFLMKPLLEVDTAKEWDPVIAVNLSGAFYCTQAAAKAMVAAGNGGRIINIASQAAKTGFPHLPAYVSSKHGMVGLTRASAVELGAHGITVNAVCPNHVTTALGAEQNEYFSKLLGFDSVEAYLANMSAKNPMGRPGLPTDTAAACGWLASEEAIYVTGEALNVSGGEEMH
- a CDS encoding polysaccharide deacetylase family protein, translating into MQEERIDWPNGAKMALSVVVNVEEGSEMTVARGDKGMEPVDELGIHIRAPIRNYGNESNYMYGIKAGCPRIVKLLRAFDIKASWTVAALSLENHPQIAEAIAELGHEPVSHGWRWVHQFKLDEEAEREFIRKAVTSIEKTVGVRPYGWLSRYFHTDETRRLLIEEGFAYHMDDYSGDIPYWDKETVPDTPLVILPYQLDNNDMKMWTDPALTPHQWLDYAKANFDQIYREGEEGNSKMMSLGLHLRIIGRPGRIWALEEFFKHVRAHDDVWVTTRHEITQHFAQVEPA
- a CDS encoding enoyl-CoA hydratase/isomerase family protein; amino-acid sequence: MTLRLEKDGKIAQLLIDRPDKRNAFTQEMWELFPTLLADAMADDAIRVLMVKASQADSAFSAGADIGEFSAGAKDPDWRAKNQAAIRKVQHDLARAPKPTVAVIDQDCIGGGCGIAIACDMRVAGSNSRFGITPAKLGLVYSLHDTKLLVDLVGPAQAKRILFTGQLLSAAEAQAIGLVTMLADDPHGEAAALAETMASVSSHSQKMSKAIVRRILDGQADDDAETAAQFDAAFEGEDFREGVSAFLEKRKAEF
- a CDS encoding YciI family protein, with the translated sequence MTKVTPPAAYIVWCTDYPGDEPTRLREELAPAHFAHIETIFDKIRVAGPVRDDNGKTIGSMLIFNAESEAEARALIDRDPYAGAEIWESVEIRPFLPAAGEWIGGKIW
- a CDS encoding carboxymuconolactone decarboxylase family protein yields the protein MARIDPLPLDALPDELRNRLGEAEERMGFASNDIITMARWPELLGPLEGLIGTIYGSREVSLGLKRMMAMVASNAAGCRYCEAHTAHGAAQMSGVDAQKVAAVWEYQTSDLFTDAERTALDLAFAAGQVPNATTEAHFEALRAHWTERQIVEMVALISLFGFLNRWNDTLATPLEDAPLSFALESFGGDWKPGKHA
- a CDS encoding carboxymuconolactone decarboxylase family protein — translated: MAHIDPLTLENVPEQLKPMLAMAEARMGFVPNSMLTMAHWPELVQSFTPLVATVLGGGTLPQDLKQMIAAVVSSAAGCRYCEAHTTHGSAEKMGVSEDKVAKVWEFQTSDLFSDAERAALGLAFAAGQVPNAATDAHFEALRAHYGEREIVEIVAVISVFGFLNRWNDTMATTLEAEPRDFAEAIMQPAGWAIGKHGEAA
- a CDS encoding quinone oxidoreductase translates to MQARHAIIRENGGPDVIQWEDVTLADPGEGEVRMRNTAVGLNMIDTYHRKGVYPVELPSGLGLEAAGVVEAVGAGVTNLKEGDRVVTFGPMLGAYSTARNMPADRLFPLPDGVADDVAAAAFLKGCTTEFLVERCGKVESGWPVLVHAAAGGTGQLLCQWLKHIGAEVIGTTSSAEKAEKAKAAGADHVILYTEEEVAPKVREITGGKGVRVVFDGVGKDTWEASLDSLGPRGLQISFGNASAPVGDTNLAILAQKGSLFTTRPTLFDYYSEAADAQAGAARLFSLLADGVLTVEIGQRYALEEAAQAHIDLEGRKTFGSTVLIP
- a CDS encoding VOC family protein: MIRLFVLLAALFAAPLSAQTVRPWTEAVVSVADFAPFEALLRDIADWELRHQGDLDRSELSYWGLHMDASAEERLYCAPGTQTGCIRFVQFDAVEQEPIRPAARPWDTGGIFSLMVRSDNVDGLYEAALNQGWWAESPPIRFQFGSSDLKNVVITGPHGIHIAAYERISPEFTDFPVGLISQAFNSMRMVRNRPVARDFYRSLGFSILFDSDAEPLEPAWSNLSIPRNFTPIVRRSAAALQPQPGETGRVEVMQIVGFEGRDHSARAVPPNLGILSVRYPVDDLAAYRAELEAAGIPIIFAASDIALADRGPTDMIAVRSPDGALTEFYEVN
- a CDS encoding DUF1330 domain-containing protein, with the translated sequence MPAYMIVTAKIEDRESFIQGYGAAAGALVEQFGGKYVLRGPGAELLEGGFGDGASMVISEWPDKAAAKAFWDSPEYQEAKKLREGCAECQVLLIEADMING